The Limnothrix sp. FACHB-406 genome contains a region encoding:
- the rfbF gene encoding glucose-1-phosphate cytidylyltransferase, whose translation MKCVILAGGLGTRISEETYLKPKPMVEIGGKPILWHIMKIYSTHGINDFIICCGYKGYVIKEYFANYFLHTSDVTFDIAKNMMEVHERYAEPWRVTLVDTGENTLTGGRLKRVADYLQDDTEFCFTYGDGVADIDVTASVAFHRQHGKLATVTAVQPPGRYGALERDGDQVRGFLEKPKGDGGRINGGFFILSPQVINYIQGDLTSWEGEPLASLAAAGQLQAFDHHGFWLPMDTLRDKVYLEQLWDSGEAPWKVWP comes from the coding sequence ATGAAGTGTGTAATTCTGGCCGGTGGACTAGGTACCCGTATTAGCGAAGAAACCTACCTAAAACCGAAGCCAATGGTTGAAATTGGTGGCAAGCCAATTCTTTGGCATATTATGAAAATCTACTCAACCCATGGCATCAATGACTTCATCATTTGCTGCGGCTATAAAGGATACGTAATTAAAGAATATTTTGCTAATTACTTCCTACACACCTCTGATGTGACTTTTGATATAGCTAAAAATATGATGGAAGTCCACGAGCGTTATGCCGAACCATGGCGAGTGACGCTAGTAGACACTGGAGAAAACACGTTGACTGGTGGGCGACTAAAACGAGTTGCCGATTACTTGCAGGATGACACTGAATTTTGCTTCACCTACGGAGATGGGGTTGCAGACATTGATGTCACTGCCTCTGTTGCCTTTCATCGGCAACATGGCAAGCTTGCTACGGTTACGGCAGTGCAGCCCCCTGGGCGCTATGGAGCACTAGAACGTGACGGCGATCAAGTAAGGGGTTTTCTAGAAAAACCTAAGGGTGATGGAGGGCGCATCAATGGTGGATTTTTTATTTTATCCCCTCAAGTAATCAACTATATTCAGGGCGATCTCACCAGCTGGGAAGGGGAACCGCTTGCCTCTCTGGCTGCGGCAGGTCAACTGCAAGCGTTTGATCACCATGGTTTTTGGTTGCCAATGGATACTCTGCGAGATAAGGTCTATCTGGAGCAGCTTTGGGACTCGGGCGAAGCGCCCTGGAAAGTTTGGCCATGA
- a CDS encoding R3H domain-containing nucleic acid-binding protein, with product MADSAGAPAVGSEAIDLGRTRSTDDLSQLLGILPPHLRKVLENHTDLNQLVEVVMDFGRLPEARFPGARTESLSDKPVTRDDLDYATARVGHFGGDNRAGIEQTLHRISAIRNRRGDVIGLTCRVGRAVFGTIATIRDLVESGKSILMLGRPGVGKTTALREIARVLADELQKRVVIIDTSNEIAGDGDVPHPAIGRARRMQVAEPELQHKVMIEAVENHMPQVIVIDEIGTELEALAARTIAERGVQLVGTAHGNQLANLIKNPTLSDLVGGIQSVTLGDEEARRRGSQKTVLERKAPPTFEVAVEMQERSRWVVHEDVATTVDSLLRGRIPERQVRTISDTGKVTITHELPEAETAGTDRSLAPAGRNGGPSKGDRGWRSSGQMTPVPPNRRVVVPLGAATPHEEFAQLLDRTDYSPRAIDETDDLKQNGYLYVYPYAVSRHQLEQAIRLLNLPVVLTKELDTADAVLALRTHLKNHTKLRHLAKTRQLPIYILKSNSTAHIARTLRRILKLDDEGGEVEPVDLRLFADNASDDELEALEEARLAVENIVIPKGQPVELLPRSAHVRKMQHELIEHYKLTSTSFGEEPNRRLRIFPA from the coding sequence ATGGCTGATTCCGCTGGCGCACCGGCTGTGGGTAGCGAAGCGATCGATCTGGGTCGCACTCGCAGCACCGATGACCTGAGCCAACTTCTGGGTATTTTGCCGCCTCACCTGCGGAAAGTTTTAGAAAATCATACGGATTTGAATCAGTTGGTGGAGGTGGTGATGGACTTTGGGCGGTTGCCCGAGGCCCGGTTCCCCGGTGCCCGCACCGAAAGCCTCAGCGACAAACCCGTCACCCGCGACGATTTGGACTATGCCACCGCTCGGGTTGGGCATTTTGGCGGCGACAACCGCGCCGGCATCGAGCAAACCCTGCACCGAATCAGCGCCATCCGCAACCGCCGGGGCGACGTGATTGGCCTCACCTGTCGCGTGGGGCGGGCCGTGTTCGGAACGATCGCCACGATCCGCGACCTGGTGGAAAGTGGCAAGTCGATTTTGATGTTGGGGCGGCCCGGCGTTGGCAAAACCACGGCCCTGCGGGAAATTGCCCGGGTACTGGCCGATGAGTTGCAAAAGCGGGTGGTGATTATCGACACCTCCAACGAAATTGCGGGTGATGGCGATGTGCCGCACCCGGCGATCGGGCGGGCCCGACGGATGCAGGTGGCCGAGCCGGAATTGCAACACAAGGTGATGATCGAGGCGGTGGAAAACCACATGCCTCAGGTGATCGTGATCGACGAAATCGGCACGGAGCTAGAAGCCTTGGCAGCTCGGACGATCGCCGAGCGGGGTGTGCAACTGGTGGGCACGGCCCACGGCAACCAGTTAGCGAACTTGATCAAAAACCCGACTCTCTCGGATTTGGTCGGCGGCATCCAATCCGTCACCTTGGGCGACGAAGAGGCCCGGCGGCGCGGCTCCCAAAAAACCGTCCTAGAACGCAAGGCCCCGCCCACCTTTGAGGTGGCGGTGGAAATGCAGGAGCGCAGCCGCTGGGTGGTGCATGAGGATGTGGCCACCACGGTGGATTCCCTGTTGCGCGGGCGGATTCCCGAGCGGCAGGTGCGCACCATCAGCGACACGGGCAAGGTGACGATTACCCACGAGCTGCCGGAAGCGGAAACGGCGGGCACCGATCGCTCCCTGGCTCCAGCGGGCCGCAACGGGGGCCCCAGCAAGGGCGATCGCGGCTGGCGATCGAGCGGGCAAATGACCCCTGTGCCCCCAAATCGGCGGGTGGTGGTGCCCCTGGGAGCCGCCACGCCCCATGAGGAATTCGCCCAACTGCTCGATCGCACCGACTACAGCCCCCGGGCGATCGACGAAACCGACGACCTGAAGCAAAACGGCTATCTCTACGTCTACCCCTACGCCGTCAGCCGCCACCAGCTCGAGCAGGCGATTCGGTTGCTGAATTTGCCGGTGGTTTTGACCAAGGAACTGGACACGGCCGATGCGGTGCTGGCGTTGCGCACCCACTTGAAAAATCACACCAAGCTGCGCCACCTGGCCAAAACCCGCCAACTGCCGATCTATATCCTGAAGTCCAACAGCACGGCCCACATTGCCCGCACCCTGCGCCGGATTCTGAAGCTGGACGACGAGGGCGGCGAGGTGGAACCGGTGGATCTGCGGTTGTTTGCGGACAATGCCAGCGATGACGAGCTGGAAGCCCTCGAAGAAGCACGGCTGGCGGTGGAAAACATCGTGATTCCCAAG
- the ldpA gene encoding circadian clock protein LdpA, with translation MSVFPSPLVSLQSGCWFKLICGASFQHLPAIRTLALVYGLAGADCVDVAADPAVIAAARSGLEVVQSRSGRSPWLMVSLNDGEDPHFRKAQFNPTQCPSDCSRPCERVCPTGAIDPGGVTESLCYGCGRCLHICPLDLIGARSYVSTPSAIASVVLPLGVEAIEIHTVPGRYDDFARLWRSVEPHLDQLQLVAVSCPDGPNLADYLRSLYDLMAPGLRAAGCALIWQTDGRPMSGDIGAGATRAAISLGQKVLQLGLPGFVQLAGGTNDRTVPKLRDLDLLGPNRLAGVAYGSYARSHLKPVTDRLEALELAAGQAVPIETQPELLAEALTLAQPLFAPLKAPHAPIPLAALPP, from the coding sequence GTGAGTGTTTTTCCTTCGCCGCTGGTTTCATTGCAGTCGGGGTGCTGGTTCAAGCTAATTTGTGGCGCGAGTTTCCAGCATTTGCCGGCCATCCGGACTCTGGCCCTGGTCTATGGGCTAGCGGGGGCTGACTGTGTGGATGTGGCTGCTGATCCGGCGGTGATTGCGGCAGCACGATCGGGCTTGGAGGTTGTCCAGTCCCGATCGGGTCGATCGCCCTGGCTAATGGTTAGCCTGAACGATGGTGAAGACCCCCACTTTCGCAAAGCCCAGTTTAACCCAACTCAGTGCCCTAGTGATTGTTCTCGTCCCTGCGAGCGGGTTTGTCCAACGGGGGCGATCGACCCGGGCGGCGTAACCGAAAGCCTTTGCTACGGCTGTGGCCGCTGTTTGCATATTTGCCCGCTGGATTTGATTGGGGCCCGATCGTACGTGTCCACCCCCAGCGCGATCGCCTCGGTGGTGTTGCCCTTGGGCGTGGAGGCGATCGAGATCCACACGGTTCCGGGTCGCTATGATGATTTTGCACGGCTGTGGCGATCGGTGGAACCCCACCTCGATCAGTTGCAGTTGGTGGCGGTCAGTTGTCCCGATGGCCCGAATTTGGCAGATTACTTGCGATCGCTCTACGACTTGATGGCACCCGGCTTGCGAGCGGCCGGTTGCGCCCTGATTTGGCAAACGGACGGGCGGCCCATGAGTGGCGACATTGGTGCAGGGGCCACGCGCGCGGCGATCTCCCTGGGCCAGAAGGTTTTGCAATTGGGCTTACCCGGCTTTGTGCAGTTGGCCGGGGGCACGAACGATCGAACCGTGCCCAAACTCCGAGATTTAGATCTGTTGGGGCCCAATCGACTGGCCGGCGTGGCCTATGGCAGCTATGCCCGATCACACCTGAAGCCCGTGACCGATCGGCTCGAGGCCCTGGAACTGGCAGCGGGCCAAGCCGTGCCGATCGAAACCCAACCGGAATTACTGGCCGAGGCGCTGACCTTGGCGCAACCGTTGTTCGCTCCGCTGAAAGCTCCCCATGCTCCGATTCCGCTGGCAGCGCTGCCGCCTTAG
- the rfbG gene encoding CDP-glucose 4,6-dehydratase, with protein sequence MNPSPAIWQEQSVLVTGHTGFKGAWLCLWLHQLGARVSGLALDPPTNPSLYQVVSFERLLESDLRVDVRDGVAIEAAICQTQPTVIFHLAAQPLVKRSYELPVKTYATNVMGTAHVLEAARLVDSVRAIIVVTTDKCYENQEWVYPYRENDRLGGFDPYSNSKACAELVVSAYRSSFLGPQGIAVATARAGNVIGGGDWATGRLIPDCVRAFQAAEPLKLRYPQAVRPWQHVLEPLSGYLRLAEALLGDRALEFCEAWNFGPDAVDTVTVGEVAKLAAEVWGGTVEIAKINPDYHEAGLLQLDSSKARSRLYWKPRWSLNQAVESTVSWYRAYYDGREMQQVTQEQILEFVGVTHRQT encoded by the coding sequence ATGAATCCTAGCCCTGCTATTTGGCAAGAACAATCGGTCTTGGTGACGGGACACACAGGCTTCAAGGGAGCTTGGCTATGCCTGTGGCTTCATCAGTTAGGTGCAAGGGTTTCTGGCTTAGCACTTGACCCACCAACAAACCCGAGCCTTTACCAAGTGGTAAGTTTTGAGAGACTCCTCGAATCAGATTTGAGGGTTGATGTTCGAGATGGGGTTGCGATTGAAGCAGCCATCTGCCAGACCCAACCAACCGTAATCTTTCACCTGGCAGCCCAGCCTCTCGTGAAACGTAGCTACGAACTTCCAGTTAAAACCTATGCCACGAACGTGATGGGGACGGCCCATGTGTTAGAGGCGGCGCGGCTAGTTGATTCGGTGCGGGCGATTATCGTGGTTACAACGGATAAGTGCTACGAAAATCAGGAGTGGGTGTATCCCTATCGGGAGAATGATCGCCTGGGGGGATTTGATCCTTACAGCAACAGCAAAGCTTGTGCAGAGTTAGTAGTTTCGGCTTATCGATCGAGCTTTTTGGGGCCACAGGGTATTGCAGTGGCGACGGCTCGGGCTGGAAATGTCATTGGTGGTGGCGACTGGGCGACAGGTCGATTGATTCCTGATTGTGTGCGGGCGTTTCAGGCGGCTGAACCACTGAAGTTGCGCTATCCGCAGGCAGTTCGTCCATGGCAGCATGTTTTAGAACCGCTGTCGGGTTATTTGCGCTTAGCAGAGGCATTACTGGGTGACCGTGCTCTGGAGTTCTGTGAAGCCTGGAACTTTGGCCCAGATGCGGTAGATACGGTGACGGTTGGCGAGGTGGCAAAGTTGGCTGCTGAGGTTTGGGGAGGAACAGTTGAGATCGCCAAGATTAATCCGGATTACCATGAAGCAGGATTATTGCAACTGGACTCTAGCAAAGCGCGATCGCGATTGTATTGGAAACCCCGATGGTCTCTGAATCAAGCAGTAGAGTCCACAGTTTCATGGTATCGTGCGTATTATGACGGGCGAGAGATGCAACAAGTTACGCAGGAACAGATTTTAGAATTTGTTGGTGTTACCCATCGGCAAACTTAA